A window of Rhododendron vialii isolate Sample 1 chromosome 11a, ASM3025357v1 contains these coding sequences:
- the LOC131308131 gene encoding uncharacterized protein LOC131308131, with translation MLPIKDSDDFLEDIRVESGESSVPSSNKPNEVKQAVYSLESNNPSIVTGQLPKLADLVPKEMTYEPCCCVGDQRTTYLILSSKSPDHMCSWKHGNSKIPPTSIFIREDFKDFSSTSINFIIPEKFNFGNGMTLLLSFLPPMKKIQQLPYADLDMKIRFQLKSLWTTILQHFKTRGRVFSNKGRKMRSMINAMGSLVVSKGSMIWDDEEPTWYIDRACIIKGFDFSFREV, from the exons ATGCTTCCTATTAAAGACTCAGATGATTTCCTCGAAGACATTAGGGTTGAGA GTGGAGAATCCAGTGTTCCATCTTCTAACAAGCCCAATGAAGTGAAGCAAGCAGTTTATAGTTTGGAAAGTAATAACCCTTCAATAGTGACCGGACAGCTTCCAAAGCTTGCTGATTTAGTACCAAAAGAGATGACTTATGAACCTTGCTGTTGCGTTGGTGATCAACGAACAACATATCTTATTTTGAGCTCCAAATCGCCTGATCACATGTGTTCATGGAAGCATGGAAACTCAAAAATTCCGCCAACTTCTATTTTCATCCGGGAGGATTTCAAGGATTTTTCTTCTACTTCAATTAATTTCATCATCCCAGAGAAATTCAACTTCGGAAATGGAATGACAttgttactttcttttcttccaccTATGAAGAAGATACAACAACTTCCATATGCAGATTTAGATATGAAGATAAGGTTCCAATTGAAAAGCTTATGGACTACCATTCTTCAACATTTCAAAACTCGAGGTCGAGTTTTCTCTAACAAGGGGAGAAAGATGCGGTCCATGATTAATGCAATGGGTAGTTTGGTAGTTTCAAAAGGTTCAATGATTTGGGATGATGAAGAGCCTACTTGGTATATTGACCGGGCATGCATCATTAAAGGCTTTGACTTTTCATTTAGGGAAGTTTGA